GACGGTGTCTGGCAGGACACCTGGGTGCGTTATGACACCTTTGATTCGCTGGTGCCGGGAATGGACTCCATCTATGACACTCACTCGGGCAATGTCGCACCGGAAATTGGCATCGCCCGCATCTATGCTGCCACCATTGGCAAACAGGACTCGCTTATCAGACTCTACCTTGAGCGGTGTCATCGGTACCGGACCGGCGGGCTCGTTGTTACCGAGCGGGCGCTCGTTTACATTGATGACGACTGGACACCCTGGGCGGGGCAATGGAGCGGCTATGTTGGCTATCTCTATCCCGAGCGGATGTTTATTGCCGATTCGGAACAGACCCGGATTCGTGACTACAAGCCGCGGATTGACACCGCTGCCTATCAGTGGATTCAACTGTGCGCCCATTCCTGGCCTGGTGGTCATGCGATGAAATACAATCACGGTCAGAACTGGGACTGGTTTTATGCCGAGTCAATTCCGAGAATAGACCCTGAAGCCTGCTTTTACAACCTGTTTGCCTGCTCCAATGCCCGTTTTATTGAGCGGGGTTATTGCGGTGGCAGATATGTCTTTCAATCCACCAGTGGGCTTGGTGCGATTGGCTCAACCAAGACCGGCTCAATGCTTGAGTTCCAGGACTTTTATTACCCGCTGAGTAACAACTACTCCCTTGCCCAGGCTTTTTCTTCCTGGTTTGTCCAACGGGCGCAAGGCGGGTTTACCGCTCAGGAGCGTTCCTGGTTTTACGGAATGTGTCTGATTGGCGACGGGCTTTTGAAACCGAGGTTTTCTGTGCCGGTTGCGGAAAATTATCAAAACTCAAACCGCTTCCAGCAACCCATCAGCACCATCATCCGCAACTCCTTTTATCTCAGTGAACGCTCCGCGCTTCTCCTTGACAAGACCGGCAGGGCTCTTGCCAGAATCTGCAAGGGTGAGAACAACCTGAGATTTCTGCCTGCGGGTGTCTATTTCCTGAAGATGACCGATGACCGGAAACCGAAGACCGAGGTGACACCGATTGTCATCATCCATTAACCTGCAATGCGCCGGCTGATTTTCCTTAAAATTTAAAGTGGAAATTTTGTGTTACCCGTTTGGCATATTCGCTATTTAAGCATTAATATTTTAACACATTTATGCCTTTTGTCAGGTACCAGGAAGTAAATTCCGCAACACAGGTTGAGTTTGTTTAAGCCCGGTTGCAAAATTGCCACCTTCTGCCCGGATGCATTCAGAAGTACACCAGGACCTTCAAAATGACCGAAGACCGGAGGCCGAAGACCGAAGTTTTCTATTTTCTGCCGTCCGTTTTCTGTCATCCCGGTTGCGTAAATATAACTGCCGAAGATGTCCCAGTTGCCATTGCGGTTTGACTGCCAGACACACCAGTTCTGGGTTACGCCGATTGTTGTCAGTGCTGGATTGATATCCATTGCCGGATTGGTGTCAACCCAGTTGTCTTCACTGGGAAGTAAACCGCTGCTGTAGATATCAAAATTACCATTTCTGTCTGTTGTCCAGACCACCATTCGCGGTTCAATAAAATTCTCGGTTGTGTAAAATGCCGGAGTGCCACAAGGGCTCAAATTGACACCGGCACCTCCACTTTGGCACCATCTTCTACCGATGCTGAATGTATCCATTGCCGTGCCATAGATTGCGGTATCACCATCCCTCATTGACTCCCAGGTAATCCAGGGACCAATCTGATAGAGCGGATGATAACTGATTATCTCTGGATTCTGGTCAAGCGCGGGTGATGGCGCCACCTCCTGGGGTCTTGTCCAGCTGCCATCCATATACCAAGAGTAAAAGATGTTGTTTTCCTGTTCCCAGGTTAATACCGGGCAAGCCTGTCCGCCAAAAGGCAGTCTGCCCCTGCCTATGCGCGCATGGTGAATCGGCGAAGAAGTCGCAACCGCAATAAACGGTCCATACCAGGAGTCTCGAGGGTTGTAAGGATTGGGGTTAAAGGCATACTCTATTGAATAACCGCCGGTGTCATGATTCACCCAGGCGACCCAGATGGTATCGCCATTCTGACCCCTGATAGCGATTGCGCTGGGAAAAGACGATTCACCTGGAGAATGCAGGGTTCTGCCGATTTCAACAGGCTCAGACCACACATCCCGAAAGGTAATGTAAGAACCCAAGATGCTGCCACTGACCGGTGATGTCATCCTTTCCCAAAAACACCAGAATGAGGGATGGTCAACCGCATCGTTCATACTCACAACAACCGGATTGACATCATCACCGCTGTCAACACATACCGGAATCTCGTTGCCCCACCCGTTGCCATTATAGAAAGAGCAGGATTTGCTGTAAATATCCCAGTTACCATTGCGGTTAGTCTGCCAGACCAGCCAGGTCATATCACCAACAACCCACTCCTGACAAACCGAAGGGTTGATGTCATCTGCAGAATTATCGGTGAGTTGATAAGGACCAACCCAGTTCTGCCCGAAAGCCAGGGCAAAGATGACGAGAAAGGATAATAACAAACTTTTCATTTTGTCCTCCTTTCTATTTCACTACTAAAATCTTTTCAGTAACGCTTACCCCCTCAACCTCAAGCCGGGCAAGATAAACGCCCGCACTCAAGGTTTTTGTATCAAGCCGTAATGAATAGGCACCTGGTGACTGATGACCACTTGCTATAACCCTTTGTACCCGTCCGGAGATGTCATAAACCGCTAACCTTACCTTTCCTGGTTGCAACAGGGTGTAATGCAAAATCCCCTGATTTCTGAGTGGGTTTGGTGCGATTGCGAGCCTCAGTTGTGTGTTGAGATTTTCTCTTCTTGCCTGCTGTCCATAAGAGGGAGGGTTGAGCGGAAAGTTGGCATGATAGCACCAGAACTCGCGGGTTTTGTTCCCTTTGAGCATATAAATTTTGCCGCGCGCATAGACCATTGCTGCACCGGCATAAGGTCCACGATTGGAAGGTGATTTTGGGAGTGTATCTGTCGTCTCAACCCAGTTAGAGCCGAAGACATCAAAATACCAGAACTCGGTCTGTTTGCCACCCTTGCTCGCATAGACCCTTCCATACTCCGGGTCATAAGCAATACAGGCACCTTTTTTAAATTTCCGTCTCTTCGGGTTAATTCTTGAATCCGGAATATCGGGCATCCTTATCCAAGAATCTCCTCTCAAGTTGTAGGCCCAGAACTCATAGGTGTTGCCTTTTAAAAGATAAACAATGGAGTCACCGTCAAATGCAATCGCACTGCCATCCTTTACCCGGCGACTGCGCTCACCGGTGGGCACGCTTTTCTTTGCCCCCCAGGAGTCGCCATCAATAAAGTAGGTATAGAAATCGGTTGTGTTGGCACCTCTCAGAACAAAGAGTTGGTTGAATCCCCGCGCATAAATCATGCCAGCGCCACCTTTCACCTTCTTAGCACCTTCGGGAAAGTCTTTCAGTTGGGTCCATTGATTATCGGCGATTGAGTAGCGCCAGAACTCCAGGGTGTTGTTACCCTTGAGCGCATAAATATTACCGCTACCATCGGCGGCAAGACAGGCACCACCCTTGACCCTTTTTCTCTCTGGAGCCGGGATGCTTTCCTTTTCAATCCAGGTTTGGCGGTTGATGTTGTAACAGTAGAACTCGCTCCTGTTGTTACCCTTGAAGGCAAAAATCAGACTCTCCTGAGCAAATGTTAGGGCACCACCATCATTGACATCCTTTTCATTCGGTCCGGCCGGCATTTCCTCAAGTTGCTCCCAGGGAGAAACCGTTTTTATCCTGGTCAAGAGGGTATCGTTACCAGGTTCTTTGTCATCAACGAGCATCGTGTTGCATTTGACATTATGTTCACCTAAGTCCCGAACAACCCAGGGTGCAAAGGAGATGATAGTGGAATCATACGGGGAAAGATACGGAATCTGCTCCATGTCAAAATAAAAATTGCCAATCTCCAGACGCACTGGAAATGTAAGGTTGAGCGCACTGTAGTTCTTTATCTTCACCCGGGGGATCACCTCGGCGTCCAGCCGGAGTGTATCCCGTGGCTGAATTATTGCCGCAACACCAACATCAGGTGCAGAATACTTCACCAGCGCATAATCCTCATTTCCTTCAAGGACATCATAGCCGGCAACAAAGACATCACCTAAGGTGTTAACCGCAATCGCATTGGGTTCATCATCCTCCTCATTCAAGGCACCGTGAAGAGCAACCCAGACCCGAGCGCCGTTTTTGTTGTATTTAATTGTTACCCAGTGATAGTATGCGTCAGAACCGGTAGAACTTCCGGTAATATACATATTGTTATAACGGTCAACACAAAGCGCATTCACGAAATCGTCCTCACCAACAACGGAGAAGTAAATGTCCTGCCACTGGCGGACACCGTTCGGACTCAGTTTGAACACAAGCATATCAAGGGAACCAAGGTTTGTCTCGGTAAAACCGGCACAATAAACAAAGCCATCTTTGTCAACGGCAATCTCTCCGGCACAATCTGTAGCATTTTCACCCCAGTCAAAGCGGTTGACCCAGACGGTTTGCCCTCTTGATGTGTATTTAATTGTTGTGGCATCGTACCAGGTGGCCTCCTCTCCCGCCCTACCGGTGACATAAACATCGCCAGCATCATCAAGTGTGATGGCAAGGGCATAATCATCTTTCGTTTCCATAGCCGTGCTGGTGCCATCGTAACGTCTTGTCCAAATAGTTTCGCCATCGGCGTTGTATTTTATCGTTAAATAGTCAAGCATCCTGAGTGAATCGGTCCAAGAATAACCTGTAACATAGAGCGCTCCCCGCTGGTTCCATACAAGCCCGGTCGCCACATCCTGGCCATTTCCTGGACCGTTATACCGGGCTATCCATTCCACCGCGCCACTGGGGGAGTAGTGAATAGTAAGATAGTCGCTGTTACTGTCGCTGACGGAATAATGGTAGGAATAACCGGTAACAAAACAGCCACCCACTTCATCCGGCACAACCGCAACGGGCACATCCCTTCTGCCGTTATTATACCGCCTTACCCATAACTCGGTGCCATCCGCGCGGTATTTGATTGTCACATAGTCGGTATCAACCCCTAATCTTACGGTCAAGCCGACAACAAAGATATTCCCCATATTATCGCAGGCGAGTGCCCGTCCATTCTCCCAGGATCCGTTGAAAGCCCGCCACCGCCTTGCCCAGATAATCTCACCGTTGGAACTGGAAAACTTGGCGGTGACGATATCAAAGGTGCCATCTGTCCCTCCACTATTACCGGTGAGCACTACATTACCATCAGGGACCACGACCATTGCTACGGCCTCATCCCAGGTATCGGCATCACCGTTATAACGCGAACTCCACACTTCAATCTGTCCGAAAGCCAGACCGCTCAGCAAAAAAAGAAGGAAAAAAGTTAAAGGAAGCGGTCCCTTTCTTGGGGAGAAAAATTTAGCCATCGTAACCTCCTTCTATTTAGAAAATAAAAACTCCTCTCGGAATGCAACCTCGATTCAATCTAAAATGACAAAAAATATACCTAACCATTTGTATGCCCGTGCAATTTATTATATTGCCGAATCAGCAAATGTCAAGTTTCACTTTTACCGTGATTAACCGCTCGAAATAAAGCCCGGCGGTGCGCCTC
This genomic window from candidate division WOR-3 bacterium contains:
- a CDS encoding T9SS type A sorting domain-containing protein; this encodes MAKFFSPRKGPLPLTFFLLFLLSGLAFGQIEVWSSRYNGDADTWDEAVAMVVVPDGNVVLTGNSGGTDGTFDIVTAKFSSSNGEIIWARRWRAFNGSWENGRALACDNMGNIFVVGLTVRLGVDTDYVTIKYRADGTELWVRRYNNGRRDVPVAVVPDEVGGCFVTGYSYHYSVSDSNSDYLTIHYSPSGAVEWIARYNGPGNGQDVATGLVWNQRGALYVTGYSWTDSLRMLDYLTIKYNADGETIWTRRYDGTSTAMETKDDYALAITLDDAGDVYVTGRAGEEATWYDATTIKYTSRGQTVWVNRFDWGENATDCAGEIAVDKDGFVYCAGFTETNLGSLDMLVFKLSPNGVRQWQDIYFSVVGEDDFVNALCVDRYNNMYITGSSTGSDAYYHWVTIKYNKNGARVWVALHGALNEEDDEPNAIAVNTLGDVFVAGYDVLEGNEDYALVKYSAPDVGVAAIIQPRDTLRLDAEVIPRVKIKNYSALNLTFPVRLEIGNFYFDMEQIPYLSPYDSTIISFAPWVVRDLGEHNVKCNTMLVDDKEPGNDTLLTRIKTVSPWEQLEEMPAGPNEKDVNDGGALTFAQESLIFAFKGNNRSEFYCYNINRQTWIEKESIPAPERKRVKGGACLAADGSGNIYALKGNNTLEFWRYSIADNQWTQLKDFPEGAKKVKGGAGMIYARGFNQLFVLRGANTTDFYTYFIDGDSWGAKKSVPTGERSRRVKDGSAIAFDGDSIVYLLKGNTYEFWAYNLRGDSWIRMPDIPDSRINPKRRKFKKGACIAYDPEYGRVYASKGGKQTEFWYFDVFGSNWVETTDTLPKSPSNRGPYAGAAMVYARGKIYMLKGNKTREFWCYHANFPLNPPSYGQQARRENLNTQLRLAIAPNPLRNQGILHYTLLQPGKVRLAVYDISGRVQRVIASGHQSPGAYSLRLDTKTLSAGVYLARLEVEGVSVTEKILVVK
- a CDS encoding C25 family cysteine peptidase; the protein is MNFIPLFVYLFAFMPDVQVLRWMSPDSSKPTPFRTWVSANPQIQGWNVEQLKSCRHTFNDRVDILVQDSLASALADYLDTLYLDLEDEGYDVAAFAITGTSCESLRAFLQREYQDSALTAAILIGNLPVAWFQMIDDWNNNGRRDPDDGYEEFPCDLYFMDLDGVWQDTWVRYDTFDSLVPGMDSIYDTHSGNVAPEIGIARIYAATIGKQDSLIRLYLERCHRYRTGGLVVTERALVYIDDDWTPWAGQWSGYVGYLYPERMFIADSEQTRIRDYKPRIDTAAYQWIQLCAHSWPGGHAMKYNHGQNWDWFYAESIPRIDPEACFYNLFACSNARFIERGYCGGRYVFQSTSGLGAIGSTKTGSMLEFQDFYYPLSNNYSLAQAFSSWFVQRAQGGFTAQERSWFYGMCLIGDGLLKPRFSVPVAENYQNSNRFQQPISTIIRNSFYLSERSALLLDKTGRALARICKGENNLRFLPAGVYFLKMTDDRKPKTEVTPIVIIH